The nucleotide window tataactaaaaccatatatatatatatatatatatatatatatatatatatagttatataaaGCAAAtttgaataataattaaaatatttAAATACTGTATTGTTATTAAAAATCGTCATAACAAATAATAACATAGACTGAATAAAGTTTGTGATGCATTATTAATGATATTACAATATGAGGTGTCAGCTTTAAAACTGACAAAGGACATAGTGTGTTTTTATATATCATAGTACTTTAGTAGTCataccactactacaacttttTCTCCCATAATTAACTGAAGAGCCATTGAGGCACCACACACAGAACTGTGTACCAGACTCTTCCtggtgtgtcagttgtgtgttgaagCCTGGGGAAAGGCATTTGCCGAGACCcagggatcgcgttaacgcatgtttttcgcgtatttgacgcattttgattttcgctgacgcattttcacagcgctcacgcgtaacacttacgcaaaacaacttttacttCAAGCTgtatcaatgcaactttaggactgacttggcagctaggtttgcgatactgaatcagacggtacaagagaaagtgtgtgtgcatgcggagcactgcgagatgccaacgtgactcttaacagctacagccaattaacagagtacCCGCGCACACAAAACTGCTTAGCTgacgagttttggaacagagtggcgTCATTACAGGGTGTGACCCTGTAGCGGGAAAGTTAAGCCTTGTTTGACTGCTGAACGTTACTCGGATAGCCTAGGCCctagcatttttttgttttccactgtaTCTGGCAGCTGGCAAAATATGATCAAAACTGCTGACCGATCAAGACTGACAGATGCGCATGTGGACACGCTGTTGCGCATTGCAGTGGAAGGTCCAGCATTGAGCCAGTGCAACAAACTGATTGTCAGGGCTTGCGGTGAATTTCAGCGCCGACGTGAGCggcgaaaataggtgagtaaacctttgatttagtgtcattggtctgacgcaattctgactctaactttcgcgtttttttgccgactttgcgtaagctgcacgcgttttgaaaaagtctagcgcgatccctgGAGACCAAGTCATACAAGTTGATATTTAATTTTCATCAGCACATTGACTGAACAATACGCTATAATTATACAGTCTCAACAAACGTGTCTGTGTGCAGAACTTGATGccagaaagaagatgaagagtcTTCGCACCCAGTACAGATGTAACTATGTGAAGTACACAGAGGCGCAAGAGATCAACACCAGCAGAGTTAATAAGCGAACCACACTGTGGAAATTTTTCAAGCCCTTGGATTTCCTTCGCCCCTACACAGGACTTCGGGATGGAATTGTACGTTACATATTTCAACGTTTTGCTGTCATGTTAGTTTTGAATGGAACTGGAACTGCAACATTTAATTTTCTTGCTCTCAAAGTTCAGTTTATCAGGATCAGAAtagtaactttattatctcagaaaGTTGTGAAGTTTTGTGATACATACAGATAAGGAACAAACCAGTAAAGTTTGGTGTAcagcatgtataaaaaaaaaaaaaaagacacacaacagtcatagcaaagcaagcccAGTGACAGTATCACCTTTCcactgttttaaacacacacacacacacacacacacacacatgaccacgcACACACCTGCTTGTATGCATATACCCAtgcacactgtaatacacttgcACAACGTATTGAACAAATATGTTGATGAAGGCAGTATAAAACAATACCAAGctgtaaaacacacaaccaatTTTAAGCAAATACCGCAAAGGACTAGGAGCATCAatcacaggcagagagagaaacatcaaTTTTAGTCATAGAAACATCACAAAAACTAAAAAGCGATTCAGAACACAAGCATATAGAATAAACAGTGCTTGCAAAGGTACTGATCAATCAAACCGTAGAGTTAGTTTCCCCCAAAAACACCTTATCAGGTGGTTTTGTGTGCTTGCCACATGCTTTCCACAACCCAGGAAACAACTGGATTTCAAAACATGATAATTGATGATAATTgtagatgggcacaatagccgagtggttaaagcgttggactttcaatctgagggacctgggttcgaatcacggtgacggcacctggtgggtaaagggtggagatttttacgatctcccaggtcaacatatgtgcagacctgccagtgcctgaacccccttcgtgtgtaaacgcatgcaggagatcaaatacgcacgttaaagatcctgtaatccatgtcagcgttcggtgggttatggaaacaagaacatacccagcatgcacacccccgaaagcggagtatggctgcctacatgctggggtaaaaacggtcatgcacgtaaaagcccactcgtgtacatgcgagtgaacgtgggagttgcagcccacgaacgcagaagaagaagaagaagaagaagataattttAAAATGATTGATGACTTCTTGTCTCCAcaaatctttaaaaagaaaaaaaaaaatgcagtctcCAAAACTTCCATTTGATGAGAGGATCTTTGATGTTGACTGTCTTTTGATTTTTCGTTTCATGCTTTGTTTTCAGAAtaacccaaaccccccaccagTCCAGACACCAGTGCTCAGTGACAGCAACGGTTTTGACAGTGGCATcaagactgacagtgacagtgttgacaacaacagcatcaagacTGACAACAGCGTTGACTATGCCATCAAGACTGACAACGACGGTGTTGACAATGGCATCAAGACTGACGTCAGCGAACACGACAGACTTGGCAACGAAGACATCTGTTCCGATGGCAGCATGTCACTGAACTTGTCTGTGGATGAAGAGGGGGGCACAgactgggaggaggagagggaggaggaggtgaacgACATTGTTCAAAACATGCAGAGGCCAGCGCAGCATCGAACCACTCCTCCCTCCCAGCGGAATCACTCCAGATTTTCAGGACGCCGACTCGTGCAGAATGCTGGGGAGAGACACTCAAACGCTTCTGTGATGATGAATTCAGACTTGAGCACACAGAGGAACTGTAGGAAACGGAAAACGGCTCCAGCGGAATCCGCTGCGGACATTCTCATGGGGGTGACGAAGAAACTGCTGAGGGGAGAGGCAGGGACGCAGGAGATGAGTGACAACGATCACTTCTTCAGAATGATGGCCTTGGAAGTGTCGCGGCTGCCGGCCAGCTCTCAGGACCGTTTGCGCTATCAGATACACGGACTGCTTgtggaagagaaaaaacaactgtATCACTAGTGTTTGAAGGATTATTCAAAGGTTTGTGTCGCAGTTTACTGAGGAGGGCTCTgttgtggcagaatcggttaggcgttggactttggATCCAGTGttcctaccatctaccgccttcgcacaggacactgcggcctccgagcacacctgaagaggattggagtggcagccacatccctatgtgattgcggctaggctgaccagaccccatcccatattctccaagactgccccctgtgtGAGAagagatgcggcagcagtcctggcctgggggtgctgacctcaacaccaagctctgggggacggcagccgatcttcaccggacgtccgagtttgtggcatccctcggacttcgaccctgactgtgtagctgtcgaacgcaaaagaaagaaagaaaggatccagtgttcaccagtggttggggttcgagtgatggcctagaggtaacgcgtccgcctaggaagggaga belongs to Babylonia areolata isolate BAREFJ2019XMU chromosome 13, ASM4173473v1, whole genome shotgun sequence and includes:
- the LOC143288802 gene encoding uncharacterized protein LOC143288802, coding for MSDSETLRFIELVRSYPCIWDCSNPQYIDRSIAAECYISIAKAMGNGMTELDARKKMKSLRTQYRCNYVKYTEAQEINTSRVNKRTTLWKFFKPLDFLRPYTGLRDGINNPNPPPVQTPVLSDSNGFDSGIKTDSDSVDNNSIKTDNSVDYAIKTDNDGVDNGIKTDVSEHDRLGNEDICSDGSMSLNLSVDEEGGTDWEEEREEEVNDIVQNMQRPAQHRTTPPSQRNHSRFSGRRLVQNAGERHSNASVMMNSDLSTQRNCRKRKTAPAESAADILMGVTKKLLRGEAGTQEMSDNDHFFRMMALEVSRLPASSQDRLRYQIHGLLVEEKKQLYH